DNA from Lonchura striata isolate bLonStr1 chromosome 5, bLonStr1.mat, whole genome shotgun sequence:
GCCTGCGGCTGGAAGAGTCTTGAGAAGagtgaaggagaaaaaggagataCATGGAATGGTATAAAGTGTTAAGTAAGTCCTAGCTGACAAAATACTTCTTAATAGTTCTGGACTAAATTTCTGCTTAAGCCTTAAGGTGTCAGGAGTGACCCAGGCCATTCCAGGCTTATCAACCACAGTTATCTAGAAAAACTGTATGTCACAAAGTGAATTTAGAGGGGTCTAACTCCTGGCGGCAAGATGTGACTTAAAATGCCATGCATCTTTCTTGTATTTGGTCATCCTGACCATTCATTGAATTTACAAGTCACTGACTTTCTGAAATACTTCTTTGGTAAAGATAATAGACCTTGTAGACAAAATACAATGAATCAGAGTTTTACTTGTATAAATAGCTTGAAAGTATATTTTCAGTAGAGCTACCATGCACAAAAGCATGAACAATTGAATAAAAACTAGCTTCAGAGTAAATTTTTCTGTGAAGTTCTACCAAGGCAACAGAAATTACAAGCAGTCTTCAGCAGTAATCCTCCTTTCAGTTCTATGTCCACTTGCTCTTATTCACatgcttttatttcctcttaTGTCTTTGTGCTTATATCTAACATGATAAGGAATACAAAGCATGAAGAGTAAAAAAGGTCCATACCAACTTTTGAATCCTCCACTTGATTCAGTTTTGTAATGGAGAATATTTCTGAGAATATTCTATTCATATGTGCTAGGGCAGTTTGGTAGTTGTGTTACATAAACcaaggagctggaatgggaaatGCAGCAAAATTCAAGTTTCTTATATGATGGGAAAACTGATAATTTTTATtcaaatgaatatttatttatagttgTTAGGAGTTTTGCTCCTATCCGTTATTCCTACAAGGGACTAATTATGTTGTGCCCACATCACTGTGAGGAACTGAATCTGTTTACTCTACCACTAAGTGCTGGGAAGAAAGAACatattttgtttcctgtttaaaaaaaaatctgttgaaaGCAGCAGGAGCATCTGGCTCCTAGACTTACAGTTTCCCAACCTGCTGAGTCCACTTAAAGCTCTTGAAAGGACAACAACAATTTGGTAATTATCTCTATCCCTTAAactaaattttcttttgtgcaCCTTACCAGTTGACTGATCTTGTCTGTCTTGTTCCAAACATTCCCAGGGTAGTATTGAAGAAAcaaaagattaaaatgaaaaaaaaaaaaaaaattagcatagTAAATgtgataaaaaataaacaatcatGCACTTTTGGTTTgtggagtttggggttttttgtttgttgcgGGGGGGGGGttgtgttttttgtgtttggttggttgtattttgttgttgctgctttggggttttttattacTATCATTACTAATGCTATGGGACAAAGACCCCTGTAATACCCAAAAGCATGTAAAGGAGTAGCTTTTCCATGGATAGTCAGCAAATTAAATCAGAGACACAACGGATGGGCAAAGGTCAATATTATATCCCTCTTTAAAGGTGGAAAATTAAATCACAGGAAAAGTAAGTGACTGGCCAAAGGTCAAAGAGAAAGCCAGTTGCAGAACATGGAAATTGAGAAGCTGTTTCTTATATTCAGTGCCTTAACTACCAGACTACTATTTCTTTAAtctgaagagggaaaaaacctcAATGGTGGAATAGTATTAAAATTAGTTTTGCTGAGAACAGTCTGAATTTCTCTGTCTCATCCAAAACTGGATATCATTCTGCCTCATTAAAGCAGAAATGAGATCCATGCCAACAACACTGATGTggtgaaaacaaaaccacaactaCTCTTAGCATTAAAGATTTTTGTACTTCAAAAAATTGGTTTGCAGTTTCGGAGAAACAGTCAAGTCAATTGTTAATTTCATTGTAGCTTTAGAGAAATTAACAATACCACCACACTTGCCTTCAGAAAACTGAAGTTTGGAGCTATATTTGAGAGCTATGAGACCATTGCAGGTGCTTCATCTTCATGTATAATTGTTTCTATAAAAAGCTTACACACATGTATATACATAAACACACAGGAATATACTTACTTATCCACATAAATATACGTACACATGCATGTGTGCGGGCATATAGACAGGGTCGCATAAGCATTCtacacatatacatatttaCATAAACATAAAGACATTACATGCTATTTAGAGAACACAAGGCAGTGCAGGAAAAAAGGCAGAGGTCATTTTCCCAATTCTCTTTCATTATGTGAGACAGTTCCAGATACGATGTGACATTACAGTATAAGCTAACAGAGAGTGGTCACAAGCTCCATTTCTGTCTCTGTGTCTAGGAAGCTCTCTATACCCTGCCAGCCCCAAGGGATTAAGCTTCAATTACGCCATATGCCTGGGCTTTGCTTGCCCTAAACAGTGTCAAGGACAAGGGCTGTCCAGCGAGCCCCATCACACTGTAACCCAGTCACCTGGAATCACTCCTGTCACCTCATGGGCAACGTGGGAAAGTTCACACTGAAAGGCTAAGCCGAGGTCCACTATCTGTGGGTGCCTCATCAtcgcagcacagctctgccttggCAACCTTCCCCGTGTGTGTGGAGGAGCAGCGAGCTTGGCTCCTAACCTTGGGCTGGCCCGGGTGGCTTGGGTCACAGGAATGGCATGCTGCAAGGGGAAGGTGGCGGGGGGGATGGAAATAGCAGGGGCTTCTACCGAAAATATTAACCCGTCTATTTGGAAAGTGATGGCTGCCTTTGAAATCTCTCCTTTTCCATCTATACTTAGCCCCGGGCGGGGAGCGTGCGCCGGGGGTGTGCGgtgggctggggaagggctcCGTGCGCAGCCCCGCGCCTTTGTGCTCCAGCCGTGCCCAGACGCTGCTCCCGAGCCCCCACCTCGCTGCGCCCCGCACCCACGGCAGCTCGGGGGAGGTGCGAAGTTGggttgtacttttttttttttcacttgttttcgggtttttttgggggtttgttttgtttttatttatttgtttgttttaatttttttttctaatttgtcTCCCACCTCTCGTGTCCCCCCTCCCCCATTTAAACAGGAGATATTCTCAGGACAGCGCCCGGGAGACTGACTGGAATCAGTTTTGGAGGGTGATACACCACGACAGCTAAAAGTTGGATAGGGTTTCAGCAGCTCCTATATAAAGCAGGGGGGACTTATGTCACTGCACTAATTAAATTCCATCTGGGTTGTTCCTCGGGGTGTTTTTGAGATTGCCACCCAACTCAAGCAGGCAGAGGGGCCCAGGGACAGCATGATGGACCTTTTTGAAACTGGCTCCTATTTCTTCTACTTGGATGGGGAGAatggagccctgcagcagctggagatgtCTGAGGGATCCCCGCTGTACCCCGGCAGCGATGGCACCTTGTCTCCATGTCAGGACCAAATGCAGCCAGAGGCCGGCAGTGACAGCAGCGGAGAGGAGCATGTGCTGGCACCCCCGGGACTACAACCCCCTCACTTCCCCGGACAGTGTTTGATCTGGGCTTGTAAAACTTGCAAGAGAAAGTCGGCCCCTACGGACAGACGGAAAGCGGCCACCCTGcgggagaggagaaggctgaagaagatCAACGAAGCCTTCGAGGCTCTGAAAAGGCGGACTGTGGCGAACCCCAACCAGAGGCTGCCCAAGGTGGAGATACTGAGGAGCGCCATCAGCTACATCGAGAGGCTGCAGGACCTCTTGCACAGGCTGGATCAGCAGGAGAAAATGCAGGAGATTGGGGGAGACCCCTTCAGCTTCAGCCCCAAGCAGGGAAATGTAAGCACGGCCGCTTGGCCCCTCCGCCGCCACGGCAGCGCCGCCGCGCCCgtgccctccctcctcctcctgcacgGCAGGGCCGCTGCGGGGGCCGGGAGGGCTGGCGGGCGCGGAGGGCGCTCCTCGGGAACCTGCCGGCCCTCCGgggagccgcggccgccccgctaATACCCGTCCTCTCTCCGTGTCTCCCCGCTCCCGCCCGTGTGCCGCAGATCCCCAGTTCGGACTTCCTGAGCACCTGCAGCTCCGACTGGCAAAGCGTTTCTGACCATTCCCGAGCCCTAGGAGTCAGCCCCAAAGAAGGTAACTCGCCCCGCGGGCCCCGCTCGCCTCCCTGCCGGCCCTgctcgcccgccgccccggccccttCCCCCGCCACGACGGCCGCGCTCCCAGCGGCCCGGCTCTCACCCTCCCTCTGCCCGGGctctccggcagccggagagtcTGCTCTTTAATGCCTTTTCTCTCGTTGAGCAGGAGTCTCCGTTGTCGAGTCGTCGGCCTCCAGCAGCCTTCGCTGCCTCTCTTCAATAGTAGACAGTATTTCTTCCGACGATCCCAAACTGCCCAGCGCGGAGGAAGCGGTGGAGAAATAAACCCGGTTTTATGGTAGTATATTTAACGGAGATGGAGCCTCCACCCTCTCTCCTCTAAACCAAGTAATGAAGCAAATTCACACAGTGGAAAGCCTAAGCAGGGCCCTTTTTAAGATCGAATTAAGGTACACCTACCCCAAAGAAAATGGCTCCCACGGACTCGAGCCAGACAGACTTCtcccttgcctttttttttttcccgagttttgttttctttaaattgtGTTGCAAAAACCActcttcttttttctgtctttttttttctttttcttttttttttttcttttttttttttttttaatttaagataCTTACCTGTGTACCGGTGATCCGCTTTGTCTGAGACTCACCGGGAAGTTCATTCCTGTCTGAGAGAAGCTCTTGGTTGCATTGCGTGTGAGTCATATTTAAGGAGTCCCCGCCTCATTTCGTTCCTGTAAATAATTTCAGTACtgtcttttcttttgtaaacataacatatatatttaaatggTGGAATGTGATATTGTATATAAGAACAGATGGATTTCTTGGGTTGTAAAATAAAGCTCTTTGTGTTACAGTGTTTTCCTCCCGTCCTCTTAATTTCATAAATAACCCGATGCCACTGACTTTAGTGAGTGAAGGCCTAAAGAGTCAGAACCATGTAGCAGAAGCACGACTCCTTTGGCTGGAGGGTCAGATTTTTCGGGACAGACATGGGACAGATTTTTCCTTCGTTTACGCCTCCAAGGTTTCCCCTTTAGAGCTGCACCCGCGGTGTGAATCACCCGTGTTTTCGCGGGCTCTCGGGAAAGCCGGGCGGGCACGGGTGGGTGTAGGGACAGGACCCGCCGCGTCTCTGTCCGCCCGCAGCGCTCCGCATCCCCGTTCCTCACCGTGCTTGCGGAACACACGTCCCCCTGGAAAGCGATTCTGCTCCCTAAAATTTTCAACAGTGCCGCGCAAGCATGCTTCGCCGGCATTGCCCTGCACGTGGAAGGTGAGGGTTGAAACGGGACATGAAAGAAGACCATGAAAGAAGATACCCGCGCCCGTCGTCCTCCCACcgccccccctccccccccccccccccccccgaccTCCTGCCCCGGTCTGTGAGCTGGGAGAGGCTCAGTGCGTCTCACCTTCTCTCGGCACCGAGGACTTGAACGCAGGGCTTGTCTGTGGCAAAACTGACGGGCCTGCTGCACTAACGGGGCAGCAACTGGCCGTGACAGGAGTCCGCTCCCTCTGGGGCTGGAGAGAGCTGTAGTTTCTTCCCAGGAAAGGTAACTCCCCTTGACTTCCTTGAGCCTGAGGGAGAAGGGAATGGGGTCCTTCAGGAAGGAAAGAGTTAAGCGACCGAAAgggtttgggggtgggggggttaaCAGCACATGAAGCCTTTCACTCAGTGATGTAAAAAAACACAGCCTCTCTGAGGATGGTGAAACGGAGCTGCTCACAGTCAGAGCGTTACGGTTTGTAATAGATTGTACCCCCGGGAAGGGGCGACCACCAGGGAACAGAGCGTTCTGCCCCTAGCACACACACAGGGCTCTCCGGACAGCCTGCACAAGCAGAGGACACTCTCTACCTGCGTGCGGTTTCCTCGCCAACTTTAGCCCTTGATTTattctttgtttctgtgtttttaaaggTCACAGTCGTGTTTCGGGAAGGTTCCACTCTTTCTGGCCATCTGGGGCACGGTTACACCCGTCTGAAGTGGAAGCTCTGGGTAGAGCCTTCCTGCCACCCTTTCTGCGCCGCCGTAGCCGGGTTTTTAAACCCTTCATGTACTACCTCTAATTGCTCTCTAACGGGATACTCCCTTGCAAGGACCAATTGCGGCGGGACAGTGTGGTGGGCACAGTGATGCAATAcgttccccattttttttcctcctttcaaaTTAAACCCCGTTGCCTCGGGGAACGCTCGGACTCTTTCCGAAAGCGGCGCGTCGGGAGCGCGGGGCCCTTCGTGCCACCTCTGAGACCTGGCACGGGAGAGGAGACGGTGCAGCTCGCTTCTATGGCAAAGGCACTTGCCCAGTAAGAGACTATTTCAGATCGGGCTAGCAGCCCGTCGACTTCCTTCCTAAGTGGTTTCAAACCCCGCCGAGTCCGCGGGAAGGGCTACACACCGTTCACACGGCGATCCGAGCCCCGCGAGCCCCGCTGCccgcagcagggcaggagccgggctgaGCCACCCCTCAAAGCCACAGTGTCGCGCCCACACCGGGGCAGACGACTGTCAGGTTTACCCGCAGCCGGGCAATCGCCTCAACAATCCGCCCGTCCGCCCGGCAGGACCCCCACGGCAGcgtctcctccagcagcagggtAACTTGAGCGATTGTTTGGAATAAGTTTGCCTAAAGGAGagttttttcattaaataaagaaaatacctCCCGAAGAGACTCTCCGTGACCCCCGCGGCTGCAGCTGACATGCCGGGCTTCCCAGTGAAGGTCGTCAGTGTGTTTGCAATTAAAATGTTTGTGTTAGATATTAATAACGATAATCTTTACTTAAGTCCCCAGCCAAAGCAAACAGGGGCCTGGAATCACAAAATCAAAGGGCAGTAACTGGGTAAAGACGAGAGGTTTGCGATTTAATTAAGTCTTTTTCCGGAGGGACCACGCACAAAGTCATCGAAGTTTTTACGCAATTGCAAGTGCCCCTGccgctccctcctcccctctgcgGGCTGGAAATCCCACTCTCAACACAGCCTCCCTCGCCTCTACCTGTTCCGCTCCCCTGGGAATCAACCACCTGCTCATTCCCTCAGGAGCGGAGGGATGCGGGGCTCCGCCGGCCCGCGGTGCGGGGTGCCCGGCCCGgcgtggcacagccctgccgcCCGCCCGAGGTGCCTGCAGGGCCGGGAACGATGGGAGGAAGGCGGGGAAAGGGGGGAATGGAGTGCCTGTCTGCAGTGCTGCCGCGTTGACACCGCTTTCCTCTGAAGTGACGCGACCGAGGGTTTAAAGCCTGGTTTTCAGATTGaggcttttctttttgtatttttgttgttgggttttttgtttgtttgtttgtttgttttttgttttattggtttttttttggttggttggtttcgGCTTTTATATGGGAAGCGGATAGCCAGCAGCAGGCTTAGCTCATTCTCTGAGCTCGGGGTCAAGGCGGTCAAAAGGCGACACAGCAACtattttcacaggaaaattcCTGCGTGGACCACTGGTGCTTTGGGGACCATGTACGATTTTTCCACAGTTTCCGTCTTTCTGTGGAGAACGAGCTAGGGATGGTGtagggggcagggagggaggaggctGAATAATTGAACCATGTGCTCGCTGGGATGCCCCTCCGATAGCAGGAACTAGCAACTTTTCCCAGTCTCAAGGCTGCTAAAAACTCCCTCGTGTCCCTTTGATCTCTCCTGGGAGTCCCGGGGAGCCATCAGAGGCCAATGCCTTCTTCAGCTGTCCTCTATACAATTCCCTCTGGCAGGTACTAATGTGTTTACTTAGGTGCGCACAGTTCCCAGCACTGGGGGGAACCAAACGTTTCTCACACGGCTGGAAGCGCCCGGCCCCACCAGCCCGACTGGGAAACGATTTTGTTGTTGGGGCATCACGGCGGAGCACTCGCTGCCGCTCCCAGCGCCCGCGGAGGCGGAGCGGCTCGGCACCGTGAAGTTCCGCGCTCTCGCCGCCCGCGTGTGCGCTCCGTGGGGGCCCGGGCCGGGCACAGCGTAAAGGCGCTCCGGAAGGCCGGGGCTGAGGTGCCTCAAACACCTCTCACCCCCTCAGTCCGGTGACTTATGGTTTCGGTaggattttcttctctgaaatagAAAGGCGTGTGACTTGGGAAAAGATGGCACACTCTTCAAACGGTGCCCCCAGGGGCTGGAATCCCTCCAGGAATAGAGCGGCACAACGATTCCTGAGGAGTGGAGAGGGCTGGGGTGAGGAACACTATTTAAAAGGATCATGACACGTTCACCACTTTCTCTCTAGCAGTCCACAGGAGCAGACAGTATCTGATGCTAAGGCTGCTCCTGCTTTCCAGACTTGAGCCTACTGAAATGCAGCACtatcctccccctccccccacctCGCCCTTCGCCAGC
Protein-coding regions in this window:
- the MYF6 gene encoding myogenic factor 6: MMDLFETGSYFFYLDGENGALQQLEMSEGSPLYPGSDGTLSPCQDQMQPEAGSDSSGEEHVLAPPGLQPPHFPGQCLIWACKTCKRKSAPTDRRKAATLRERRRLKKINEAFEALKRRTVANPNQRLPKVEILRSAISYIERLQDLLHRLDQQEKMQEIGGDPFSFSPKQGNIPSSDFLSTCSSDWQSVSDHSRALGVSPKEGVSVVESSASSSLRCLSSIVDSISSDDPKLPSAEEAVEK